CATTAAAACATTTACGTCAACTCCGATTGAAGTAATATATAACGCTGTTCCCATCCCACAAGATATTCAACCAAAAACTAACAAGAATATATGTTTTTTGGGACGTATAGGTGAACGAAAAGGCATCTTTGATTTATTGGATGTTATTCAACGGTTAAATAAAGAAGTAAAAGACTTTCAAGTGTATATCGGCGGCGATGGTGAGATTGAACGCTTACGTACATACATTCAAAACAATAAGCTTTCTAACGTACATTATGTTGGATGGATTGGTGGCAAGGATAAGGAAAAGCTTTTAAGAGAGTGTGCTCTATTTGCACTGCCTTCAAGTAATGAAGGACTTCCGATGGCTTTACTTGAAGCCATGTCCTATGGTTGTATTCCAATTTCTACTTATGTAGGTGGCATTCCTGAAGTCATAGAAGATGGAAAAAATGGTTTTCTTATGGAACCTAAAGACCAAGAAAAATTATACGCTATTTTAAAGGATATTATGAATAATCAATATGATTTGCCAATGATGCGTAAAGAGGTTAGACTATGTATAGAGGCAAAATATAGTTTAGAGCAGTCAATAAAAAAACTATATGATTTTTACCAGCAATGATGTTAAGAGTGATTTAGGAGTCGAATAAGAAATGAAAGTAATAATCGCAAGTGCACTTGCCATAATGATGATGTTTAATTTTAATATATCAAAGAGAATTGATCAATGGAGAAACATATTTGAAGAGGCAATATCTTTAGCTAATTCGGATAATCCAAGCGAAACATATATACAAGGGAAAACGCAAGAACAGATATGTACGTTGGCGGATAATATTATGTCCTGGCAGCTTGAAAATGGAGGATGGTCTAAAGACATGCCGCAAATTTTTGAACGTCAATGGAATAAAAAGGAAAATAAGTCCAAGTATTATCAAATGGATGGAAAAACACCGTTAGGAACCATTGATAATGACGCCACCGTTAAGCAACTATATATTTTGGCGGAGTGTTATCAAGTAACAAAAGATGATGACGTTAAGCAAGCCATCAATAAAGGCCTTAATTTTTTAGTCGAGATGCAATATGATTTAGGCGGGTTTCCACAAGTTTACCCTGTTCAAGATTCAACTCATTCATTATATGAGAACATGGCCACCTTTAATGATGATGCTACGATTCGAGTACTGACGCTTTTTCAAAACATTTCCTATCATTTGGCTCCATTTGATGATGATGTTATCGATCAAGATCTTAGGCATCAAGTCTATAATGCCTATGCTAAAGGTATCCAGTTTATCTTGAAGTCTCAAATTCGTGTTGACGGAAAATTGACGGGATGGTGTGCTCAACATGATCCCTACACATACGCTCCGGTGGCGGGGCGCCCATTTGAACCCAAGTCAATCTCTGGGCAAGAATCGGTGACGATTGCTAAGTTCTTACAAACGGTATGGCCGCGAACAGCAGAAGTTCAGATGGCTATTGATGGATTTGTCGAATGGCTTGAAACGGTTGCAGTGGAAGATGTGAAGTATTATCGTTATCCTGTGGATGGAAGCCATTTTGTTGAAACACCAGGCAAGTTGATGTGGTATAGATTTTATGAAATAGGAACGAATAAAGCTTTATTTGGAGATTCAGATGGAAGTATTTATTATACAATTGAAAAAATTAGCTTAGAACGCCGTAAAAATTATGGTTATGCAGGTGATTGGGGAAAAACTTTAGTCAGTAGGTGATGGCGATGAAGCGTTATAAGATAAAGAACATGACTTACATAGGTTGCATAATTTTGATTATTCTATTGATGTTAACGGTTAATAATATCAATGGGTCTCAACAAATGCGCCAAACAGCAGAGAATATTATGTCTTGGCAACTTGAAAATGGAGGCTGGACAAAAGATAATCCGGATATTTTTACGCGAACTTGGGATGGAAAAGAAAAAAAAGCCAAGTACTATCAGCAGGATGGAATTACGCCACTTGGGACAATTGATAATGGTGCGACAGTAACGGAACTAGATGCGTTGGCAAAAGCCTATCACCAATTAAAAGATCCAATGATTCAAGAAAGTTTTCGACGAGGGATAGAGTTTCTTCTATTGATGCAGTATGCATCTGGGGGTTTTCCACAAGTTTACCCAAAGCAAGATGCAAAAGTATCCCTATATGAGAACATGGTGACGTATAATGATGATGCAATGATTAATGTGATGTATCTATTTCAAGAGATTATCTATGAAAAAAACTATTATGGTAATGGATTAGTGGAGGATACATTACGCCAAGAAGTGGAAAAAGCTTATAATAAAGGCGTTGAATATATGGTGGCTTCTCAAGTTCATGTTAATGATCAGTTAACAGCATGGGGAGGGCAACATGATCCAAATACCTACGAAACGGTACAAGGAAGAATTTTTGAGCCTAAATCTTTGATGAGTAAGGAATCTATTGATATTATATATTTTTTGGAAACGGTTCGACCTCAGACAGCCGCAATACGACAAAGTGTATTTTATGCTAAAAGCTGGGTTAAGGCAACTGCACTTGAGAATGTTCGCTATGAGCGATATGGGATAGATGGTGAGTACTTTATCGATAACCCGGGACATTTGACATGGTATAGATTCTATGAAATAGGAACAAATGAACCACTTTTTGCCGATTTTGATGGGACGGTGTCTCATAGTATTTTGGATATTAGCATAGAGAGAAGACATGGTTATGGTTGGGCTGGTTCATGGGGAAAAGAAATCTATAATGAGCAGCAGGAAGCTTTATTGGAGACAACAGAAGATGAACGACACATATTATTCATAAATACATTGATTGGACTTATAAGTATACTTCTTATTTTGTTAATCATTAGGACTAAGGTCCTAATAAAAAAGAAAAGAAAATAGGACTTGAGGGTAAAAAAATATTGACCAATAAAGCCTTTGAACAAAGCGTGAACAAAGGGTTAAAAGAATAGCTGACCTATTTACGCATAGGTATCGGCGTGGTATAATATATTTGTAGTCAAGTACTTCGTATTTTACAACTTCAACTGATAAAGGCAAACTTACTGAAAAGTAAGGACGCAAAACTATAGGGCCTTCCAATAGGATGGTAGCCAGTCGCCAAATGGAGTTTTTTTGTTGTCAAATACACGTATTAATTTTTATAAACAAAACAACACTCTTTCATAAAGGATCAAGAGAGTTCGACGAACTTCAACTGATAAAGGCAAACTTACTGAAAAGTAAGGACGCAAAACTATAGGGCCTTCCAATAGGATGGCAGCCAGTTTCCAAAGAGAATGTTTTGTTTTCGATTATTCGATTGGACTTAGGAGGTCTTTTATGAAGCGGTTTTTAGTAGCGATTTTAGTTTTATTTATGTCAATGAATATTGTGAGCTTACCAGTAGAAGCAGGCACCGACGTGAACTTACAAGTTGCAGAATATATTATGTCCTGGCAGTTAGATAATGGTGGTTGGTCAAAAGATAATCCAGATATGTTTACTCGATACTGGGATGGAACAGAAAAAAAAGCAAAATACTATCAACGTGATGGAGTTACTCCACTTGGAACGATTGATAATGATGCAACAGTTACACAAATCGAATATTTAGCAGCAGTATACAATACAACACGTAATGAAAAAGTGAAGGCATCAATCCTTAAAGGATTTGACTTTTTACTAAAAATGCAATACCCAACAGGTGGTTTTCCACAAGTTTATCCAGAACAACAAGCTTCTGTATCCTTATATGAAAATGATGCAACATTCAATGATGATGCAACAGTAAATGTTCTTAATTTATATAAAAAGGTTTTAGATAAAAATAGTGAGTACAACAACGGATTGATCAGCACGACATTGTATAATCAAATTAAGAATTCTTTTGATCGTGGTGTTGACTTTATATTAAAAGCGCAAGTTGAAGTCAATGGAGTTAAAACTGTATGGGGTGGACAACATGATCCTTATACATACAAAACAACTCAAGGTCGTTCGTTTGAACCATTGTCTTTGATTAGTCAAGAATCTGCAAAAATCGTAGAATTTTTAGAATCACTAAACAGTTCAGACCCTGAAATCAAACGAAGTATTTTATCAGCAAAGATTTGGTTCCATGAAACTGTTTTAGAAGATGTAAAATATGTACGTGATGGTGTTAATGGAGAGTATTTCATTGATTCTCCGGGAACAAGAACATGGTATCGTTTTTATGAAATAGGAACAAATAAAGGATTATTTGGTGATAGAGACGGCTCAGTAGCATACAGTATTTATGATATTAGTACTGAAAGAGCACTCGGCTATGGATGGGCAGGAACTTGGGGCAAAACAATCTACTATGCGGCATCAGCTGACGATTATATGAGAGAGTTAGTTGCATTAAGCCCAGGTGTTGAAGAACCGAAAGAAGAGGTTAATGACGATCGTTTTTTTAGCCAAGGTGAGTGGATAGCAAGAGGTAACAGTTATATTGATGAAAATGGTTTTCACTTTATAGAGAGTGGTGAAGACACTATTCAGTCACCAGTACTTACATCAGTTAACCAAGGTGATAAAATCACCATAGAGATGGAAATAACACAAACAAATAGAGAATCTAGTATTTTAGTTATGAACAATGAAGGATTACGTTCTCAAAATTCAGAATGGCAAATTGGTTATGCAACGAAAACACGTATAATGAATTTTGATGTAAACGCAGATTTTGCCGAGGCGGATAAATTTGTAGCATTTAAAATTGACGGTGGAGTGAATGGAGAATCGATTGATGTTGGACATATTGATATCTATGTCAATGGTGAAAAACAACTTTTTACTACTGAAGAACCAGTCATCGAAGAACCAGTAGTTGAAGAACCGGTAATTGAAGAACCGGTAATTGAAGAACCAGTCATCGAAGAACCAGTCATCGAAGAACCAGTGATTGAAGAACCGATCATCGAACAACCTTCATATCCGGTAAGTGCCATTGTATTTACACAAGGCACGAATAATACATATGTTTATGATAACTTTGATGCAGTGAATATTGGCGATACAGTTATTATTGATTTGGATATTATTGAAGCAAATACTGCCGATGGAAAGCTTGTATTAAATAATAAAGGTTTACGAAGTGATAAATCAGAATGGGTCATTGGAAATGGAGTAAAATCACGACATATTGAATTTACAGTAACAAAAGAATTTAATAGTAGTGAACAATTTTTGGAGCTAGCTTTTATTGGTGGACAAACAGAGGACACACTTGTTATTGATAATCTTAACGTGACTTTTGATCGAGTGGTGGTTGAAGAGCCAGTAGTCGAAGAGCCAGTGATTGAAGAACCAGTGATTGAAGAGCCAGTGGTCGAAGAGCCAGTGATTGAAGAACCAGTGGTCGAAGAGCCAGTGATTGAAGAACCAGTGATTGAAGAGCCAGTGATTGAAGAACCAGTCATCGAAGAACCTTCATATCCATCAAGTGCTATTGTGTTTACAGATGGAAGTGACGATACATATATCTATGATGCATTTGATACGGTGAATGTAGGCGATACAGTCATTATTGACCTAGATATTATTGCAGCAGACACAGTTGATGGAAAGCTTGTCTTAGATAATAAAGGTTTACGAAGTGATAAGTCAGAATGGGTTATTGGAAATGGAATAAAATCACGACATGTTGAGTTTACAGTGACAGAAGAGTTTAACAGTAGTGACCAATACTTAGCATTAATCTTTGTTGGTGGACAAACGGAAGATACCTTGGTCATTGACAACTTTGAGGTGACTTTTGATCGAGTAGTGATTGAAGAACCAGTGATTGAAGAACCAGTCATAGAAGAGCCGGAAGAAGATCCAGGTGTTAGTAGTTTCTCCGCTCGAAATATTGAATTTATTCAAGGGTCAGATGAAACCTTTGAAACAATTGATTTAACAGCAGCGCAACCAGGTGATACGGTTGTTGTAAAAATTACAATTGGAAGTACTGAGCGTGAGTTAAGTGAATTGTACCTAAACAACACAGGTCTAAGAGAAGGAACAGACTTATGGAAAATTGGCCATGGTGTAAAAACAAAAACATTTGATTTTGTAATAAATGTTGATGATTTAAGAGATTCTGATAAATTTTTGGAATTTATTATTGCCGATGGACAAGCTGGTGAAAGTATTTTTGTAGAAAGAATTGAAGTAACAATTAACTAAATAACAATCGTCAAAAGCCTACCAATTCATTGGTAGGCTTTTTCTTTACTTATAGAAATGAATGTGCTAATCTTAAATTATAAACCGATGGGTAGAAATGAGGGATATTTATGAATAAACGCAAAACAATATTGACGATAGTCTTTAGTTTTATCGGAGCGCTTCTTCTTATTATTATATTAACTTTTATATTTTCAAATACAAATAATATAGAAGGATCGGACAATAAAAAAAGTGAAAACCTTAATGAAGAAAAGATAGTTAGTGACTATCAAGATACTATAGCAGACAATGGGCTAACTTTGGATGTGGAAGTTCCTGTAGACAATACAATATCGCCAAGTGAAAAGCCTGAAAAAGTTGAAGAAGATATAAGAATGTTTTTGTTCTTGGGTATTGACCGTACAGAAGAAAGAGATTCACAATATAGTATTTATCGTGCAGATAGTATTTCAGTTTTGCGAGTGGATGTGGCTAATGCATGGGCAAAAGTCTTGTCTATACCTAGGGACACATATACCTATTTACCGATTAGGGAAAAAAATGATAAAATTAATCATGCGTACGCATTTGGGACATTAAAAGGGCGAGCAGAAGTGAGTATGGTAGAAGCGGTTAATTTGTTACTAGAAGAAGAAGAAATGCGTAAATATTTTACCCTTGAGATGGAACCGATTGCAACAATTGTAGATCAAATTGGGGGCGTATGGATTGATGTTGAAGTAGATATG
This sequence is a window from Vallitaleaceae bacterium 9-2. Protein-coding genes within it:
- the pelA gene encoding pectate lyase — encoded protein: MKVIIASALAIMMMFNFNISKRIDQWRNIFEEAISLANSDNPSETYIQGKTQEQICTLADNIMSWQLENGGWSKDMPQIFERQWNKKENKSKYYQMDGKTPLGTIDNDATVKQLYILAECYQVTKDDDVKQAINKGLNFLVEMQYDLGGFPQVYPVQDSTHSLYENMATFNDDATIRVLTLFQNISYHLAPFDDDVIDQDLRHQVYNAYAKGIQFILKSQIRVDGKLTGWCAQHDPYTYAPVAGRPFEPKSISGQESVTIAKFLQTVWPRTAEVQMAIDGFVEWLETVAVEDVKYYRYPVDGSHFVETPGKLMWYRFYEIGTNKALFGDSDGSIYYTIEKISLERRKNYGYAGDWGKTLVSR
- a CDS encoding LCP family protein → MNKRKTILTIVFSFIGALLLIIILTFIFSNTNNIEGSDNKKSENLNEEKIVSDYQDTIADNGLTLDVEVPVDNTISPSEKPEKVEEDIRMFLFLGIDRTEERDSQYSIYRADSISVLRVDVANAWAKVLSIPRDTYTYLPIREKNDKINHAYAFGTLKGRAEVSMVEAVNLLLEEEEMRKYFTLEMEPIATIVDQIGGVWIDVEVDMHSHGADLSKGYQKLDGEEAFDYVHWRYSGDGDIGRIRRQQQFAVALLKKLSEEYSDTDLTKFFINNSEYTNTNIHVNELAEVTLALSKIEDIEFKTLQGSSIKIDGIYYWKLDEDELEEALTWFYDNK
- the pelA gene encoding pectate lyase; the encoded protein is MKRFLVAILVLFMSMNIVSLPVEAGTDVNLQVAEYIMSWQLDNGGWSKDNPDMFTRYWDGTEKKAKYYQRDGVTPLGTIDNDATVTQIEYLAAVYNTTRNEKVKASILKGFDFLLKMQYPTGGFPQVYPEQQASVSLYENDATFNDDATVNVLNLYKKVLDKNSEYNNGLISTTLYNQIKNSFDRGVDFILKAQVEVNGVKTVWGGQHDPYTYKTTQGRSFEPLSLISQESAKIVEFLESLNSSDPEIKRSILSAKIWFHETVLEDVKYVRDGVNGEYFIDSPGTRTWYRFYEIGTNKGLFGDRDGSVAYSIYDISTERALGYGWAGTWGKTIYYAASADDYMRELVALSPGVEEPKEEVNDDRFFSQGEWIARGNSYIDENGFHFIESGEDTIQSPVLTSVNQGDKITIEMEITQTNRESSILVMNNEGLRSQNSEWQIGYATKTRIMNFDVNADFAEADKFVAFKIDGGVNGESIDVGHIDIYVNGEKQLFTTEEPVIEEPVVEEPVIEEPVIEEPVIEEPVIEEPVIEEPIIEQPSYPVSAIVFTQGTNNTYVYDNFDAVNIGDTVIIDLDIIEANTADGKLVLNNKGLRSDKSEWVIGNGVKSRHIEFTVTKEFNSSEQFLELAFIGGQTEDTLVIDNLNVTFDRVVVEEPVVEEPVIEEPVIEEPVVEEPVIEEPVVEEPVIEEPVIEEPVIEEPVIEEPSYPSSAIVFTDGSDDTYIYDAFDTVNVGDTVIIDLDIIAADTVDGKLVLDNKGLRSDKSEWVIGNGIKSRHVEFTVTEEFNSSDQYLALIFVGGQTEDTLVIDNFEVTFDRVVIEEPVIEEPVIEEPEEDPGVSSFSARNIEFIQGSDETFETIDLTAAQPGDTVVVKITIGSTERELSELYLNNTGLREGTDLWKIGHGVKTKTFDFVINVDDLRDSDKFLEFIIADGQAGESIFVERIEVTIN
- the pelA gene encoding pectate lyase gives rise to the protein MKRYKIKNMTYIGCIILIILLMLTVNNINGSQQMRQTAENIMSWQLENGGWTKDNPDIFTRTWDGKEKKAKYYQQDGITPLGTIDNGATVTELDALAKAYHQLKDPMIQESFRRGIEFLLLMQYASGGFPQVYPKQDAKVSLYENMVTYNDDAMINVMYLFQEIIYEKNYYGNGLVEDTLRQEVEKAYNKGVEYMVASQVHVNDQLTAWGGQHDPNTYETVQGRIFEPKSLMSKESIDIIYFLETVRPQTAAIRQSVFYAKSWVKATALENVRYERYGIDGEYFIDNPGHLTWYRFYEIGTNEPLFADFDGTVSHSILDISIERRHGYGWAGSWGKEIYNEQQEALLETTEDERHILFINTLIGLISILLILLIIRTKVLIKKKRK
- a CDS encoding glycosyltransferase family 4 protein translates to MKILMFGPGRKVKGGISTVVNLYYSMWDFDRFTLKYISTMEDGSTIKKLGVFIKAILQAIIYMPSYDLIHLHMASNNSFNRKRYLYKIAKIFKKKVIIHLHGAEFMQFYHLAKPIKQEQIRNVFDGADGIIALSDQWKTNIKTFTSTPIEVIYNAVPIPQDIQPKTNKNICFLGRIGERKGIFDLLDVIQRLNKEVKDFQVYIGGDGEIERLRTYIQNNKLSNVHYVGWIGGKDKEKLLRECALFALPSSNEGLPMALLEAMSYGCIPISTYVGGIPEVIEDGKNGFLMEPKDQEKLYAILKDIMNNQYDLPMMRKEVRLCIEAKYSLEQSIKKLYDFYQQ